The following are encoded in a window of Allosphingosinicella indica genomic DNA:
- a CDS encoding tetratricopeptide repeat-containing sulfotransferase family protein produces MTSAGDLSRTAAALMRGGRHEEAIKAYRALLASHPDTPSAWYNLGYLLRHARRFEDALAAYAEALGRGIDAPEEVHLNRAVILIDHLARPDDAQAELEAALALRPDYGPALLNLGNLHEDRGDREAARAAYTRALDVSPGGSTALVRLAGLVTGDERAAMIAQLQPAFAVSSGEERAALGFALGRLLDADGDYDAAFAAYRDANAASGAGGSSYDRSRHDAFVDRLIATFPVAAAPPPVGKPPVFICGMFRSGSTLVEQILGRHSRVTPGGELDIISALIWERLRPYPDAVASPSEDALLTIRDAYLAQARARHPGADLLTDKRPDNFLHIGLIKTLFPDAKIVHTVRDPRDTLLSLYFLHLDASQSYAQDLEDAAHWHRAYARLIAHWRGLYGADIHDVDYDALVADPRAELAPLLDFLGLEWEEGLLDFHTADNAVRTASVWQVREPLYRRSSGRWRNYAHLLPDLGL; encoded by the coding sequence GTGACCAGTGCAGGCGACCTGAGCCGCACCGCGGCCGCGTTGATGCGGGGGGGGCGGCACGAAGAGGCGATCAAAGCCTATCGCGCGCTGCTCGCCTCGCATCCCGATACGCCGTCCGCTTGGTACAATCTCGGCTATCTGCTCCGTCACGCGCGGCGCTTCGAGGACGCGCTCGCGGCTTATGCCGAGGCGCTCGGCCGCGGCATCGACGCGCCGGAGGAGGTGCATCTCAACCGCGCGGTAATCCTGATCGATCATCTCGCCCGGCCCGACGATGCGCAGGCGGAACTGGAAGCGGCGCTGGCGCTGCGCCCCGATTATGGGCCCGCGCTACTCAATCTGGGAAATCTGCACGAGGATCGCGGCGACCGCGAGGCGGCGCGCGCCGCGTACACGCGGGCGCTCGACGTCTCACCCGGAGGCTCCACTGCGCTCGTTCGGCTGGCCGGCTTGGTCACGGGAGACGAGCGTGCCGCGATGATCGCGCAATTGCAGCCGGCCTTTGCCGTTTCCTCCGGGGAGGAGCGCGCGGCGCTCGGTTTCGCGCTGGGACGGCTGCTCGACGCGGACGGCGACTATGATGCGGCTTTTGCCGCCTATCGCGATGCCAATGCGGCCAGCGGGGCGGGCGGATCAAGCTACGACCGGTCGCGTCATGATGCCTTCGTCGATCGGCTGATCGCTACGTTCCCAGTGGCGGCGGCACCGCCGCCTGTGGGCAAGCCGCCCGTATTTATCTGCGGCATGTTCCGCTCCGGATCGACGCTGGTCGAGCAGATCCTAGGCCGCCACAGCCGGGTGACGCCGGGGGGTGAGCTGGACATCATCAGCGCGCTGATCTGGGAGAGGCTGCGGCCTTATCCCGACGCTGTCGCTTCCCCGTCCGAAGATGCACTGTTGACTATCCGCGATGCCTATTTGGCGCAGGCACGGGCGCGACATCCGGGCGCCGATCTGCTGACCGACAAGCGTCCGGACAATTTCCTGCACATCGGCCTCATCAAGACGCTCTTCCCCGACGCGAAGATCGTCCACACGGTGCGCGATCCGCGCGACACCTTGCTGTCGCTCTATTTCCTCCATCTCGACGCCAGCCAGTCCTACGCGCAGGATCTGGAGGATGCGGCGCACTGGCACCGCGCCTACGCTCGACTCATTGCGCATTGGCGCGGCCTCTACGGCGCCGACATTCACGACGTCGATTATGATGCGCTGGTCGCCGATCCGCGTGCCGAGCTTGCGCCGCTGCTCGATTTCCTCGGCCTGGAATGGGAGGAGGGCCTGCTCGATTTCCACACCGCCGATAATGCGGTACGCACGGCAAGCGTCTGGCAGGTGCGCGAGCCGCTCTATCGCCGTTCGTCCGGGCGGTGGCGCAACTACGCGCATCTGCTTCCCGATCTTGGTCTCTAG
- the purT gene encoding formate-dependent phosphoribosylglycinamide formyltransferase, which translates to MSFTAKILLLGSGELGKEFVISAKRLGAYVVACDSYAGAPAMQVADEAEIFSMLDADLLRAAVGKHSPDFVVPEIEAIRTEVLAEIEAAGTTVVPSARAAQMTMNRDAIRALAAETLGLETSRFRFAESLDEVRTAAAHTRLPCVIKPVMSSSGKGQTTVEREADLEAAWDYAVANMRGDRARVIVEEFIRFDYEITLLTVRTRDGILFCPPIGHRQEKGDYRESWQPAPMSTQALEDAQAMARRVVDDLGGYGIFGIEFFVAGDRVIFSELSPRPHDTGMVTLLSQNLSEFDLHVRAILGLPIPEIALRYPAAASAVVLADREAEDFSIGGLADALALGGNGREVDVRVFGKPVTRPNRRMAVALASGGDVDDAVGAAIAAAGKMRIAYP; encoded by the coding sequence ATGAGCTTCACCGCAAAGATCCTCCTCCTGGGCTCGGGCGAGTTGGGCAAGGAGTTCGTCATCTCCGCCAAGCGGCTCGGCGCTTATGTCGTCGCCTGCGATTCCTACGCCGGCGCGCCCGCTATGCAGGTCGCGGACGAAGCCGAGATCTTCTCGATGCTCGACGCCGATCTGCTCCGCGCCGCCGTCGGCAAGCACAGCCCCGATTTCGTGGTGCCGGAGATCGAGGCGATCCGCACCGAAGTGCTCGCCGAAATCGAGGCGGCGGGGACGACGGTGGTGCCTTCGGCGCGCGCCGCGCAGATGACGATGAACCGCGATGCGATCCGCGCGCTCGCGGCCGAGACGCTGGGGCTCGAAACCTCACGCTTCCGTTTCGCCGAAAGCCTCGACGAGGTCCGCACCGCCGCCGCGCATACCCGGCTCCCCTGCGTCATCAAACCGGTGATGTCCTCCTCCGGAAAGGGCCAGACCACGGTCGAGCGCGAGGCAGACCTGGAGGCGGCATGGGATTATGCCGTCGCCAACATGCGCGGCGACCGGGCGCGCGTGATCGTCGAGGAATTCATCCGCTTCGACTATGAGATCACCCTGCTCACCGTCCGCACCCGCGACGGCATTCTCTTCTGCCCGCCGATCGGCCACCGGCAGGAAAAGGGCGATTATCGCGAAAGCTGGCAGCCGGCGCCGATGTCCACGCAGGCGCTTGAAGACGCGCAGGCGATGGCGCGCCGGGTGGTCGACGATCTCGGCGGCTACGGTATCTTTGGAATAGAGTTCTTCGTCGCCGGCGACCGCGTCATCTTTTCCGAGCTGTCACCGCGGCCGCACGACACCGGCATGGTCACCTTGCTCTCGCAAAATCTCTCCGAGTTCGACCTGCACGTTCGCGCGATCCTCGGGCTGCCCATCCCCGAGATTGCTCTCCGCTATCCCGCCGCCGCTTCGGCGGTCGTCCTCGCCGACCGCGAGGCGGAGGATTTTTCGATCGGCGGGCTCGCCGATGCGCTGGCGCTTGGCGGCAATGGCCGCGAGGTGGACGTGCGCGTGTTCGGTAAGCCCGTCACGCGCCCTAACCGGCGCATGGCGGTTGCGCTGGCTTCGGGAGGCGATGTCGACGATGCTGTCGGCGCGGCGATCGCGGCGGCGGGCAAAATGCGGATCGCCTATCCGTGA
- a CDS encoding entericidin A/B family lipoprotein codes for MRKILLCTAISTILLTAACNTVRGVGQDVSSVGRTVERAAD; via the coding sequence ATGCGCAAAATTCTCCTCTGCACTGCCATCTCGACCATCCTGCTGACTGCCGCCTGCAACACCGTCCGCGGCGTCGGCCAGGACGTGTCCTCGGTCGGTCGCACGGTCGAGCGCGCCGCGGACTGA
- a CDS encoding AAA family ATPase, which produces MRFEGTKDYVATEDLKVAVNAAVALRRPLLVKGEPGTGKTVLAHEIAGALGAPLIEWHVKSTTKAHQGLYEYDAVARLRDGQLGDPRVHDIGNYIKRGKLWEAFTSPTLPVLLIDEIDKADIEFPNDLLQELDRMEFHVYETKETVKAAERPVVVITSNNEKELPDAFLRRCFFHYIKFPDRETMQAIVDVHFPGIQQILVSKALDIFYQVREVPGLKKKPSTSELIDWLKLILHEDMPLDVLQSRDPAKAIPPLHGALLKNEADIMLFERLAFMARRQG; this is translated from the coding sequence ATGCGCTTCGAGGGCACCAAGGATTATGTCGCGACCGAGGATCTCAAGGTCGCGGTCAACGCCGCGGTCGCGCTGCGCCGTCCGCTGCTGGTGAAGGGCGAGCCTGGCACCGGCAAGACGGTGTTGGCACATGAAATCGCCGGCGCGCTAGGTGCGCCGCTCATCGAATGGCACGTCAAATCCACCACCAAGGCGCACCAGGGTCTCTACGAATATGATGCGGTGGCGCGGCTGCGCGACGGCCAGCTCGGCGATCCGCGCGTCCACGACATCGGCAATTACATTAAGCGCGGAAAGCTGTGGGAGGCGTTCACCTCGCCCACCCTCCCCGTCCTGCTGATCGACGAGATCGACAAGGCCGACATCGAGTTTCCGAACGATCTCCTTCAAGAGCTCGATCGGATGGAATTCCACGTCTACGAAACCAAGGAGACGGTGAAGGCGGCCGAGCGCCCGGTGGTCGTCATCACCTCGAACAACGAGAAGGAGCTGCCCGACGCGTTCCTGCGCCGCTGCTTCTTCCACTATATCAAATTTCCGGACCGCGAGACGATGCAGGCGATCGTCGATGTCCATTTTCCCGGCATCCAGCAGATCCTCGTCTCCAAGGCGCTCGACATCTTCTACCAGGTGCGCGAGGTGCCGGGCCTCAAGAAGAAGCCCTCGACCAGCGAGCTGATCGACTGGCTGAAGCTGATCCTCCACGAAGACATGCCGCTCGACGTGCTGCAATCGCGCGATCCTGCCAAGGCGATCCCGCCGCTGCACGGCGCCTTGCTCAAGAACGAGGCGGACATCATGCTGTTCGAGCGGCTCGCCTTCATGGCGCGGCGGCAAGGCTGA
- a CDS encoding DUF6975 family protein produces MATASFDIAGAPRPGELLRNLVARSGSASHPYLWSAALRDGPEASSNLADAIHFLCTLHGRHPGAIDHAANRTPDQDARAWLEDAISAFAIERGYLTHLAVAAGPVPGTPGAADSDAALLAQRNAIAMLACSERRGCAFGAALALALDWAEVRTVVDLAAARFGVEAPPYVIGNADRIAEAADRFAVAPPLQRALLFGAEQISIQHRGLWDLLEARQQARALA; encoded by the coding sequence ATGGCTACAGCATCGTTCGACATCGCCGGCGCGCCGCGCCCGGGAGAACTGCTGCGCAATCTCGTCGCCCGGTCGGGCAGCGCGTCGCATCCCTATCTGTGGAGCGCGGCGCTGCGCGACGGGCCGGAGGCATCGAGCAACCTTGCCGACGCCATCCATTTCCTCTGCACCTTGCACGGCCGCCATCCCGGCGCGATCGACCATGCCGCCAATCGCACGCCCGATCAGGACGCGCGAGCCTGGCTGGAAGACGCAATTTCCGCTTTCGCTATCGAGCGCGGCTACCTGACCCACCTCGCGGTGGCTGCGGGCCCGGTGCCCGGCACCCCTGGCGCCGCGGACAGCGATGCTGCGTTGCTCGCCCAGCGCAACGCGATCGCGATGCTCGCCTGTTCCGAGCGGCGCGGTTGCGCATTCGGCGCGGCGCTCGCGCTGGCGCTCGACTGGGCCGAAGTGCGCACGGTGGTCGACCTCGCGGCGGCACGGTTTGGGGTCGAGGCTCCGCCTTATGTGATCGGCAATGCCGACCGGATCGCCGAGGCTGCCGACCGCTTTGCGGTGGCGCCGCCCCTGCAGCGCGCGCTACTGTTCGGCGCCGAGCAGATCAGCATTCAGCACCGCGGCCTTTGGGACCTGCTCGAAGCCCGCCAGCAGGCCCGCGCGCTGGCCTGA
- the glpD gene encoding glycerol-3-phosphate dehydrogenase, whose translation MSYDLLVIGGGINGTAIARDAAGRGLATLLVERDDLAAHTSSASSKLIHGGLRYLEQFAFRLVHESLQERAVLLQTAPHIVRPLRFVLPVARGMRPWWMIRAGLMLYDLLAHGSSLPRTRTVRDPALTAPLAKAAHAFAYWDAWVDDARLVALNALDARERGAEIAIRTALVSAARDGDAWSAKLSDGRTVRAAAIVNAAGPWVAEVLGQRLAESAESKVRLVKGSHIVVPRLFDGDHAYILQQPDGRVVFAIAYERDFTLVGTTDVPVEAPDDTAPSADEERYLCEAVDRYFRRAVTPSDIVWRYAGIRALHDDGAADAKAVTRDYHLELDADPGPKLLSVFGGKITTARALAEEALETLGVVAPAWTADAPLPGGDFADFAALDAATAARYPWLGDTQRRRLLRAYGTRVETLIGGAHSLGGDFGAGLSAAEIAYLRTHEFARDAEDVLWRRTKCGLHMTAAQREAVATFLTGA comes from the coding sequence GTGAGTTACGACCTTCTCGTCATCGGCGGCGGCATCAACGGGACCGCGATCGCGCGCGATGCCGCGGGCCGCGGGCTGGCGACGCTGCTAGTCGAGCGCGACGATCTCGCGGCGCACACCTCCTCCGCCTCCTCCAAGCTGATCCACGGGGGGCTGCGTTATCTCGAACAGTTCGCCTTCCGGCTGGTCCACGAATCTCTGCAGGAGCGCGCGGTGCTACTGCAGACGGCGCCGCACATCGTCCGCCCGCTGCGCTTCGTGCTGCCTGTCGCGCGCGGAATGCGGCCATGGTGGATGATCCGCGCCGGCCTCATGCTCTACGATCTGCTCGCGCACGGCAGCAGCCTCCCGCGCACCCGGACCGTGCGTGATCCGGCGCTCACCGCGCCGCTCGCTAAAGCCGCTCACGCCTTTGCTTATTGGGATGCGTGGGTGGACGATGCGCGACTGGTCGCGCTCAACGCGCTGGATGCCCGCGAACGCGGCGCGGAGATCGCGATCCGTACCGCGCTCGTTTCGGCAGCGCGGGATGGCGATGCCTGGTCGGCGAAGCTTTCGGACGGGCGCACGGTGCGCGCGGCGGCGATCGTCAATGCCGCCGGGCCTTGGGTGGCCGAGGTGCTCGGCCAACGCCTCGCCGAAAGTGCCGAGTCGAAGGTGCGGTTGGTCAAGGGCAGCCATATCGTCGTGCCGCGCCTGTTCGACGGCGATCACGCCTATATCCTCCAGCAGCCCGACGGCCGCGTGGTCTTCGCGATCGCCTATGAGCGGGACTTCACGCTGGTCGGCACTACCGACGTTCCGGTGGAGGCACCGGACGATACCGCGCCGTCCGCGGACGAGGAACGCTATCTGTGCGAAGCGGTGGACCGCTATTTCCGCCGCGCGGTGACGCCTTCCGACATCGTATGGCGCTATGCGGGAATCCGCGCGCTCCACGACGACGGCGCCGCCGACGCGAAGGCGGTGACGCGCGACTATCATCTCGAGCTGGATGCCGATCCCGGCCCGAAATTGCTGAGCGTGTTCGGCGGCAAGATCACCACCGCCCGCGCGCTTGCCGAGGAAGCGTTGGAAACGCTCGGCGTTGTCGCGCCGGCGTGGACGGCAGATGCACCGCTGCCGGGCGGCGATTTCGCCGACTTCGCCGCGCTCGATGCCGCGACCGCTGCCCGATATCCCTGGCTGGGCGATACGCAGCGCCGTCGCCTGCTCCGCGCCTACGGCACGCGGGTCGAGACGCTGATCGGCGGCGCCCATTCGCTCGGCGGCGATTTCGGCGCGGGGCTCAGCGCGGCGGAGATCGCCTATCTCCGCACCCACGAATTCGCGCGGGATGCCGAAGACGTGCTCTGGCGGCGCACCAAATGCGGGCTGCATATGACCGCTGCCCAACGCGAGGCCGTAGCCACATTTCTCACCGGCGCTTGA
- a CDS encoding vWA domain-containing protein has product MFFSFVDELRAAGIPASVKEHLTLLDALGAEVIAARPEEFYYLARATFVKDEGLLDRFDQVFAKVFKGIETSYDTEQAEVPEDWLRKVAELYLTPEQMEEIKSLGSWDEIMETLKKRLEEQQGRHQGGSKWIGTGGTSPYGHGGYNPEGVRIGGEGRHGRAIKVWDKREFRNLDSSKELGTRNIKVALRRLRRFAREGAADELDLDATIDGTARQGWLDVRFRPERHNAVKLLLCLDVGGSMDPHIRVCEELFSAATSEFKNLEFFYFHNCPYEGLWKDNARRFSERTPTWDVLHKYGHDYKLVLVGDASMSPYEITHPGGSVEHFNEEAGAVWMQRLVNTYPAAVWLNPLPEQHWGYSQSIRVMRELMKDRMYPLTLDGLDDAMRELSRKS; this is encoded by the coding sequence ATGTTCTTCTCCTTTGTCGACGAGTTGCGGGCGGCGGGCATTCCCGCGTCGGTGAAGGAGCATTTGACGCTGCTCGACGCGCTCGGCGCGGAGGTGATCGCGGCGCGGCCGGAGGAGTTCTACTATCTCGCCCGCGCGACCTTCGTGAAGGACGAGGGCCTGCTCGACCGATTCGACCAGGTGTTCGCCAAGGTCTTCAAGGGCATCGAGACGAGTTACGACACCGAACAGGCCGAAGTCCCCGAGGACTGGCTGCGCAAGGTCGCCGAACTTTATCTCACCCCCGAGCAGATGGAGGAGATCAAATCGCTCGGCTCGTGGGACGAGATCATGGAGACGCTGAAGAAGCGGCTCGAGGAGCAGCAGGGCCGGCACCAGGGCGGCAGCAAGTGGATCGGCACCGGCGGCACCTCGCCCTACGGGCACGGCGGCTACAATCCCGAAGGCGTGCGGATCGGCGGCGAGGGCCGGCACGGCCGCGCGATCAAGGTGTGGGACAAGCGCGAGTTCCGCAATCTCGACAGTTCCAAGGAACTGGGCACGCGCAACATCAAGGTCGCGCTCCGCCGTCTCCGCCGCTTCGCGCGCGAGGGCGCGGCGGACGAGCTGGATCTCGACGCGACGATCGACGGCACCGCGCGCCAGGGCTGGCTCGACGTGCGTTTCCGCCCGGAGCGGCACAATGCCGTCAAGCTTCTGCTCTGCCTCGACGTTGGCGGATCGATGGACCCGCATATCCGCGTCTGCGAGGAGTTGTTCAGCGCGGCGACCAGCGAGTTCAAAAATCTGGAATTCTTCTACTTCCACAATTGCCCCTACGAAGGGCTGTGGAAGGACAATGCCCGCCGCTTTTCCGAGCGGACGCCGACCTGGGACGTGCTGCACAAATATGGCCACGACTATAAATTAGTGCTCGTCGGCGATGCCTCGATGAGCCCCTATGAGATCACTCACCCCGGCGGGTCGGTCGAGCATTTCAACGAGGAAGCGGGCGCGGTCTGGATGCAGCGCCTCGTCAACACCTATCCCGCGGCGGTATGGCTCAACCCGCTCCCCGAACAGCATTGGGGCTATTCGCAGTCGATCCGCGTCATGCGCGAGCTGATGAAGGACCGGATGTATCCGCTGACGCTCGACGGCCTCGACGACGCGATGCGCGAGCTCAGCCGGAAGAGCTGA